The Leptodactylus fuscus isolate aLepFus1 chromosome 5, aLepFus1.hap2, whole genome shotgun sequence genome segment attaaggggttaaagaatggagtaaacacagtgtacagtatcgaTAAGAACTTGTTCACATTAAGGGAATCCCTTCTATATGGTACCATGTAGATCACAATGAGAGGACCATAATACGAGCACACCGAAGCCAAATGAGAGCTGCAGGTGGAGAAGACCTTCCGTCTTCCTGTGGTGGATCGAATCTTGAGGATGGTGATGGAAATACAAATATATGACCAGAGAATAAAAGAAAATGTGGAGGCAACTACAGGGACGGAGAGGATGACAACTTCTATCCTGATAACAGAAGTGTCGGAACAGGAGAGGTCCACAAGAGGGGCAaagtcacagaagaaatggtcaatgatgTTTGGGCCACAGAAGTTGAGCTGACATAGAAGAGTAACAGTTATGACCACGAGTGAGAAGCTCAGGAACCAGGAGACTAAGACGAGCGTCCGACACAACTGGAGGTTCATCATATCAGCATAGCGTAAGGGGTTACAGATGGCCAGATACCGGTCATATGACATTATAGTAAGAAGAAAGGACTCCAAACTGCCCGAAGCTATGTAAAGGTAGAACTGAAGCATACAACCCACGAAGGACATAGAGCCGCCACGTCTCAATATCACATGCAACATGTTTGGAGTAATATTAGAAGTAAACAATAGTTCCGAAATGGAGAGG includes the following:
- the LOC142204377 gene encoding olfactory receptor 11L1-like; amino-acid sequence: MAVNQTRVTEFFLLGFQIREPFQLLLFLLFLLTYAITLTGDFLIVILVTKSHQLQNPMFYFLKHLSISELLFTSNITPNMLHVILRRGGSMSFVGCMLQFYLYIASGSLESFLLTIMSYDRYLAICNPLRYADMMNLQLCRTLVLVSWFLSFSLVVITVTLLCQLNFCGPNIIDHFFCDFAPLVDLSCSDTSVIRIEVVILSVPVVASTFSFILWSYICISITILKIRSTTGRRKVFSTCSSHLASVCSYYGPLIVIYMVPYRRDSLNVNKFLSILYTVFTPFFNPLIYSLRNEELQRVLWRLLNLPRT